One genomic region from Euleptes europaea isolate rEulEur1 chromosome 6, rEulEur1.hap1, whole genome shotgun sequence encodes:
- the LOC130479610 gene encoding membrane-spanning 4-domains subfamily A member 8-like gives MATDPLRMASGSMLFIPSNGANVIQSGELIPGTVIQSEGVMQYVGQQPGNTNSQPEQNPQQRVQEKLRKVETKTLGAIQIIIGLMHIGFGGVSAVLVGLYYIPLAIVGLYPFWGGIFFIASGSLSVSAENPMGASLVKCSVGMNITSAVMALIGMILYIAELAINSLYSFHLYLSGAVGFGLGVMLFLFSLLEFCITVWTAHFGCQATCYKNEMQLSWGNISRGKGY, from the exons ATGGCAACAGATCCACTGAGAATGGCCAGTGGGTCAATGTTGTTCATTCCATCAAATGGTGCCAACGTAATCCAGTCAGGAGAGCTAATCCCTGGTACTGTTATCCAGTCAGAAGGGGTGATGCAATATGTAGGACAGCAGCCTGGAAACACCAACAGCCAACCTGAGCAAAACCCTCAGCAGAGAGTACAGGAGAAACTCCGCAAAGTAGAGACTAAGACTCTGGGG GCCATCCAGATCATAATTGGGTTGATGCACATTGGATTTGGGGGAGTCTCAGCTGTTCTTGTTGGTTTATACTACATACCTTTGGCCATCGTTGGACTTTATCCATTCTGGGGTGGAATATTT TTTATTGCTTCTGGATCCCTTTCTGTGTCAGCTGAGAATCCCATGGGGGCCTCCCTG GTAAAGTGCAGTGTGGGAATGAACATCACAAGTGCTGTCATGGCATTAATTGGCATGATTCTATACATAGCTGAGTTGGCTATAAATTCATTGTATTCTTTTCATCTTTATTTGTCAGGG GCTGTAGGTTTTGGTCTTGGGGTCATGCTCTTCTTGTTCAGCTTGCTGGAGTTTTGTATCACTGTTTGGACTGCGCATTTTGGGTGCCAGGCAACCTGCTACAAAAATGAAATG